From a single Pyxicephalus adspersus chromosome 11, UCB_Pads_2.0, whole genome shotgun sequence genomic region:
- the LOC140340237 gene encoding transmembrane protein 26-like, translated as MTSNCCKSKCWKIKCWRFLSAFLSRILFGVHGFFLITMIMELNENYLYLLSLIVLLFIEMIITLAITEKGEWKWFSPMMFIYLCSVIPPIFILELDLIDRRQQEISTTTNTSSNNREVVPLWFPTFLQMSEQFLIVMLVIGRWLMPKGGLNREQLSQLLLIYLGIGADILDILQLIKEKNVNIHRTVAIVGLCLFCWTITQFTFVVTEDEEEPKSQKTSVTEDSMSLSDIKTQKTSRDIESFLITIGMHDGPFLAYRVYILIVIGEVTDSIIFFICKNTLTLLIEAYRLFVVLYKDRWEREKYERNKIKSDL; from the exons ATGACGTCAAATTGCTGCAAGTCAAAATGTTGGAAGATAAAATGCTGGAGATTTCTGTCTGCCTTTCTCAGTCGCATTTTATTTGGTGTACATGGGTTCTTTTTGATTACTATGATTATGGAATTGAATGAAAACTACTTGTATCTGCTCAGTTTAATTGTTCTTTTGTTTATTGAAATGATCATCACATTAGCAATAACAGAGAAAGGAGAATGGAAATG GTTCTCACCCATGATGTTTATCTATCTATGTTCTGTTATTCCACCTATCTTTATACTGGAACTTGATCTCATAGATCGTAGACAACAAGAAATAAGCACAACAACAAATACAAGTTCCAACAATAGAGAAGtg GTGCCCTTGTGGTTTCCCACTTTTCTTCAAATGTCGGAGCAGTTTCTAATCGTAATGCTAGTAATAGGACGCTGGTTGATGCCAAAAGGTGGCCTGAATAGAGAGCAGCTGTCTCAGCTTCTTCTAATCTACCTTGGTATAGGGGCGGACATCCTGGATATTTTACAGCTAATCAAGGAGAAGAACGTGAATATACATCGGACTGTAGCTATTGTAGGCTTGTGCCTCTTTTGCTGGACAATAACACAATTCACATTTGTGGTCACAGAAGATGAAGAAGAGCCAAAGTCCCAAAAAACCAGTGTCACAGAGGACTCAATGTCATTatcagatataaaaacacaaaaaacatctaGAGATATAGAAAGCTTTCTTATTACTATTGGGATGCACGATGGACCATTTCTTGCTTATCGAGTTTACATACTAATTGTAATTGGAGAGGTTACTGACTCTATCATTTTCTTCATTTGTAAAAACACTTTGACACTTTTAATAGAAGCATACAGGCTTTTTGTAGTATTGTACAAAGATAGGTGGGAGAGAGAAAAATATGAAcgtaacaaaataaaatctgatttgtAA